The following coding sequences are from one Clarias gariepinus isolate MV-2021 ecotype Netherlands chromosome 19, CGAR_prim_01v2, whole genome shotgun sequence window:
- the LOC128507219 gene encoding zinc finger and BTB domain-containing protein 7C — MAHSEEDLIGIPFPNHSSDILCSLNEQRRDGFLCDVVLVVKDQEYRTHRSVLAACSQYFKKLFTVATGDGDPSQHGVYELDFVAPESLTAILEFAYTSTLTVTPSNVKEILGAARLLEIPCIINVCLEIMDTGGGGGTGGGEGDEEEDEEEDEEEEEDEEEEEMAEEAEDDSKDGEVEERDEDNVSERSLQASEKPENRITGRERGADSPACSSQQKQHSERDLPNSQRCHSRTPEKPRDQEGLEGRALKDFSIESLLQEGLYPKMPGMERGSGFTSLLPGFYPPIWATEFSSFPQLLDPQCPPHPYPSASLDNGPLDLAIKKEVIKEELKDELPGTLLHREFLKDFVSPSVGAAPEPSLGQIKDEADLRNYLSFLSASHLGSLFPPWQLEEERKLKPKASQQCPICNKVIQGAGKLPRHMRTHTGEKPYMCTICEVRFTRQDKLKIHMRKHTGERPYMCLHCNSKFVHNYDLKNHLRIHTGVRPYQCEHCYKSFTRSDHLHRHIKRQSCRVSRPRRGRKPSSSWRSSSSFFYPPDTHPLQGDQGLRLPSLGAPVPAQLPERRQDLDGGSSRENLTDRKLISEDVDRKRGVFAFALAREDVLPHPAFYPPTPDPWTVRLDRAPPVPEAAK, encoded by the exons ATGGCCCACAGCGAGGAGGACCTCATTGGGATCCCCTTCCCGAATCACAGCAGTGACATCCTGTGTAGTCTGAATGAACAGCGTCGTGATGGCTTCCTCTGTGATGTGGTCCTGGTGGTGAAAGACCAGGAGTACCGCACACACCGCTCTGTGCTGGCTGCATGCAGTCAGTACTTCAAAAAACTCTTCACCGTGGCCACGGGCGACGGTGACCCCAGCCAACATGGTGTCTATGAGCTGGACTTTGTAGCACCAGAGTCGCTGACGGCCATTTTGGAGTTTGCGTACACGTCGACACTGACGGTGACACCCTCCAACGTGAAGGAGATCCTGGGTGCGGCACGGCTCCTGGAGATCCCGTGTATCATTAACGTATGCTTGGAGATCATGGACACCGGAGGCGGGGGAGGTACTGGTGGTGGAGAAGGAGAtgaagaggaagatgaagaagaagatgaggaagaagaggaagacgaggaagaagaggagatgGCAGAGGAGGCAGAGGACGACTCGAAAGATGGCGAGGTCGAGGAACGTGACGAGGACAATGTCAGTGAAAGATCTCTTCAAGCTTCTGAAAAACCGGAGAACCGCATCACTGGCAGGGAACGAGGAGCAGACAGCCCAGCGTGCAGCTCACAACAGAAGCAACACTCAGAAAGGGACTTGCCAAACTCTCAGAGATGCCACTCCCGTACCCCGGAAAAACCCAGAGATCAAGAAGGACTGGAAGGCAGAGCGCTGAAAGACTTTTCCATCGAGTCCCTCTTGCAAGAAGGGCTGTACCCAAAGATGCCGGGAATGGAAAGAGGGTCGGGCTTCACCTCTCTTCTTCCTGGATTCTATCCTCCAATTTGGGCTACAGAATTTTCAAGCTTCCCGCAGCTTCTAGATCCCCAATGCCCACCTCACCCTTACCCATCTGCCTCGTTGGACAATGGACCCTTGGATCTCGCCATCAAGAAAGAAGTGATCAAAGAGGAACTAAAAGATGAGCTCCCCGGTACTCTGCTTCACAGAGAATTCCTTAAAGACTTTGTGAGCCCAAGTGTTGGTGCGGCTCCTGAACCCTCCCTAGGCCAGATTAAGGACGAAGCGGACCTGCGGAACTACTTAAGTTTCCTCTCAGCCTCCCACCTAGGGTCACTGTTTCCACCATGGCAGCTGGAAGAAGAGCGGAAGCTGAAGCCCAAAGCGTCCCAGCAGTGTCCCATCTGCAACAAGGTCATCCAGGGTGCAGGCAAACTACCTCGGCACATGAGGACGCACACAGGCGAGAAGCCCTACATGTGTACCATCTGCGAGGTTCGCTTCACAAG GCAGGACAAGCTAAAGATCCACATGCGGAAGCACACAGGCGAGCGACCCTACATGTGCCTGCACTGCAACTCCAAATTTGTGCACAACTACGACCTGAAGAATCACCTGCGTATCCATACTGGCGTGCGGCCCTACCAGTGCGAGCACTGCTACAAGAGTTTCACCCGCTCCGACCACCTGCACCGGCACATCAAGCGTCAGAGCTGCCGCGTGTCACGGCCACGACGGGGACGCAAACCCTCCTCTTCCTGGCGCTCATCCTCCAGTTTCTTCTACCCTCCGGACACCCACCCGCTGCAAGGAGACCAAGGATTGCGTCTGCCATCGCTCGGAGCGCCGGTGCCTGCTCAACTGCCAGAAAGACGGCAGGATTTAGACGGTGGCAGCAGCAGAGAGAACCTCACTGACAGGAAGCTCATCTCAGAGGATGTGGACAGGAAGAGGGGAGTGTTTGCTTTCGCCCTGGCAAGAGAGGACGTTCTACCACACCCAGCGTTTTACCCCCCGACCCCTGATCCCTGGACCGTGAGACTGGACCGAGCGCCACCCGTTCCTGAAGCTGcaaaatga